Proteins from a single region of Dyadobacter fanqingshengii:
- the rodA gene encoding rod shape-determining protein RodA encodes MAENKPITKNVDWMVVLIYIACLGIGWVNIYAAVYNPEVNMSMFDLGNNAGKQLMWIGTAAVLIICILVIDYKFYETFSFIIYAVIVFLLVVVLFAGSNINGSRSWIKFGSFSLQPAEFSKLAISLAISKYLSDPAISLTRKLKDYYPIMGIIALPAFLILLSNETGSMLVFASFAIVLYREGMPGFIPAIGMVTAALLIITLLFVKWYIAGVIIVIAGLAIWLMPVMTRRRGGLWATIIIAFVMIGIVFGVDFFMNNVLQKHQRGRIMVLLDPDSDPRGIGWNVIQSKIAIGSGGFAGKGFLQGTQTKFDFVPEQSTDFIFCTVGEEHGFIGSAIVVVLFVSLIARLIVLAERQRSRFARVYGYCVAGIIFFHFMVNIGMTIGLMPVIGIPLPFFSYGGSSLWSFSILLFVFLKIDAQRPFTLSRG; translated from the coding sequence ATGGCGGAAAATAAGCCCATAACGAAGAACGTAGACTGGATGGTGGTGCTCATTTACATCGCCTGTCTGGGAATTGGCTGGGTGAACATTTACGCTGCCGTCTACAACCCGGAGGTGAATATGAGCATGTTCGATTTGGGGAATAATGCGGGGAAACAGCTGATGTGGATCGGAACGGCGGCTGTGCTGATCATTTGCATTCTGGTGATCGATTATAAATTTTATGAGACCTTCTCCTTCATCATCTATGCGGTAATCGTTTTCCTGCTGGTGGTGGTTTTGTTTGCCGGGTCCAACATTAACGGATCACGCTCCTGGATCAAATTTGGCTCTTTTTCGCTGCAACCCGCCGAGTTTTCGAAGCTGGCTATCAGTCTGGCCATCTCCAAGTATCTGAGCGATCCGGCCATTAGCCTTACGCGGAAGCTGAAAGATTATTATCCGATCATGGGGATCATTGCATTACCCGCTTTTCTGATCCTTTTGTCCAATGAAACGGGCTCAATGCTTGTTTTTGCATCCTTTGCAATTGTGCTTTACCGCGAAGGAATGCCCGGTTTTATTCCGGCTATCGGCATGGTAACGGCTGCTTTGCTGATCATTACATTGCTTTTTGTGAAATGGTATATCGCGGGTGTGATCATTGTCATTGCCGGGCTGGCTATCTGGCTGATGCCCGTCATGACACGCAGGCGGGGTGGGCTTTGGGCAACGATCATCATTGCATTTGTGATGATCGGGATTGTGTTTGGAGTGGACTTTTTTATGAATAATGTGCTTCAAAAACACCAGAGAGGCCGCATTATGGTGCTTTTGGATCCTGATTCCGATCCCCGCGGAATTGGTTGGAATGTGATCCAATCTAAGATTGCGATCGGCTCAGGAGGGTTCGCTGGAAAGGGATTCTTGCAGGGAACACAAACCAAATTTGACTTTGTGCCCGAACAAAGCACCGACTTTATCTTTTGCACCGTAGGAGAGGAGCACGGTTTCATCGGCTCCGCCATCGTGGTTGTGCTCTTCGTGTCCCTGATCGCGAGGCTTATTGTACTCGCAGAGCGACAGCGAAGTCGGTTTGCAAGGGTTTATGGTTACTGCGTGGCCGGAATTATCTTTTTCCACTTCATGGTCAACATTGGTATGACGATCGGGCTGATGCCGGTGATCGGGATTCCGCTGCCGTTTTTCAGTTACGGAGGATCTTCCTTGTGGTCGTTCTCGATTTTGTTATTTGTATTCTTAAAAATCGATGCGCAACGGCCGTTTACGTTGTCGAGGGGATAA
- a CDS encoding DUF423 domain-containing protein — protein MKFMIQAGGILGALAVALGAFGAHALKGMLEASGRSETFETAVKYQFYHAIAMVLVGLLMQRAGTDAIKLLGWSGNAFAIGVIIFSGSLYAICFTGITKFGATAPIGGLALIVGWVLLILAAGKI, from the coding sequence ATGAAATTCATGATTCAGGCTGGCGGCATTTTGGGAGCGCTCGCCGTTGCGCTAGGCGCGTTTGGGGCACATGCATTAAAAGGAATGCTGGAAGCTTCGGGAAGAAGCGAAACTTTTGAAACGGCTGTGAAATATCAGTTTTACCACGCCATTGCCATGGTTTTAGTCGGATTGCTCATGCAGCGTGCAGGCACGGACGCTATCAAGTTGCTAGGCTGGTCAGGCAATGCGTTTGCGATAGGCGTGATCATTTTTTCAGGCTCGCTTTATGCGATCTGCTTTACCGGCATTACCAAATTTGGCGCCACGGCTCCGATTGGCGGCCTGGCATTGATCGTTGGTTGGGTGTTGCTGATTTTGGCAGCGGGGAAAATTTAA
- a CDS encoding glycosyltransferase family 9 protein, whose translation MTLKSFIALWTHRYHKYTHISKAHLLGYQAWLHFKGVKSKLNKGQKLIAIIRTEHFGDIVAAEPISRYVRSLHPDAHIVWFVKPSFSELVSHNPSIDEVFKEFCVTERKTLLDTGIFDEVIQLQFTNNNHCPKCQVFINNPVAERRNINIFNYFNFGNLLEVFAQTGDLIPEKSEFPADDRPKLYLQENHRLKVDSLQLIEPFIVLHCQSNYAPKDWPADKWEQLVQWLADHYAYQIVEIGLKSNLSVSTKSYRNLCGQLTILETAEVIRRASYFIGLDSGPSHLGNAAGTFGIILMGSLNDFPEYNPYSGSYGRQENAVFVRQKGLPCSQLSFEFVKEKVASVISLP comes from the coding sequence ATGACTTTAAAAAGTTTTATAGCGCTCTGGACTCATCGTTATCACAAATATACGCACATTAGCAAAGCCCATCTTCTTGGTTATCAGGCTTGGTTGCATTTCAAAGGCGTAAAAAGTAAATTAAACAAAGGTCAGAAGCTGATTGCAATTATCCGGACGGAGCACTTCGGAGATATCGTTGCAGCAGAGCCGATTTCCCGATATGTGCGGTCCTTGCATCCTGATGCGCATATTGTATGGTTTGTTAAGCCTTCATTCAGCGAATTGGTCAGCCATAATCCTTCCATAGATGAAGTTTTCAAAGAGTTTTGCGTGACCGAGCGGAAGACTTTGCTGGATACAGGCATTTTTGATGAAGTTATCCAGCTGCAATTCACAAACAACAACCATTGCCCCAAATGCCAGGTTTTCATCAATAACCCTGTTGCTGAGCGCCGTAACATTAACATTTTCAATTATTTCAACTTTGGAAATCTATTGGAAGTCTTCGCGCAAACGGGTGATCTGATCCCTGAAAAATCTGAATTTCCTGCTGACGACCGGCCAAAACTGTATTTGCAGGAAAATCACCGGCTGAAAGTGGATTCTCTGCAATTGATAGAGCCATTTATAGTGCTGCATTGCCAATCCAACTATGCGCCGAAAGACTGGCCTGCTGACAAATGGGAGCAATTGGTGCAATGGCTAGCTGATCATTACGCCTATCAAATTGTCGAAATCGGCTTGAAAAGCAACTTGTCCGTGTCGACGAAATCGTATCGCAATTTATGCGGGCAGCTTACGATTCTGGAAACCGCCGAGGTGATCCGTCGCGCGTCTTATTTTATTGGATTGGACAGTGGCCCATCGCATTTGGGCAATGCTGCGGGCACTTTTGGAATTATTTTAATGGGCTCGCTGAATGATTTTCCTGAGTATAATCCGTATTCCGGAAGTTACGGAAGGCAAGAAAATGCCGTTTTTGTTCGACAAAAAGGTCTGCCGTGTTCACAGCTGTCGTTTGAATTTGTAAAGGAAAAAGTGGCGAGCGTTATTAGCTTACCTTGA
- a CDS encoding YggS family pyridoxal phosphate-dependent enzyme — protein sequence MPSIAENIGQIEKGLKQETRLIAVTKTKPEEVLLEAYEAGCKRFGENKVQEMTAKYEALPKDIEWHMIGHLQTNKVKYMAPYVALVQSVDSFKLLKEINKEAVKNQRVIDCLLQIFIAQEETKFGLSEEEAVEILTAPALKTLKNVRILGLMGMASNTEEEQVIRNEFRGLKALFESFKKYNNEQISMQALSMGMSADYTIAMEEGSTLVRVGSAIFGSR from the coding sequence ATGCCATCAATCGCTGAAAATATTGGTCAAATAGAAAAAGGATTAAAACAGGAAACCCGTTTGATTGCCGTAACAAAAACCAAGCCCGAAGAAGTTCTCCTGGAAGCATACGAAGCCGGCTGCAAGCGTTTTGGAGAGAACAAAGTACAGGAGATGACGGCCAAATATGAAGCGCTTCCCAAAGACATTGAGTGGCACATGATCGGCCATCTGCAAACCAATAAGGTCAAATATATGGCTCCCTATGTCGCTTTGGTCCAATCTGTTGACAGTTTTAAGTTATTAAAGGAAATCAATAAGGAAGCTGTCAAAAACCAGCGCGTGATCGATTGCCTTCTGCAAATATTCATTGCGCAGGAAGAGACAAAATTTGGATTGTCGGAAGAAGAGGCGGTTGAAATATTAACTGCCCCAGCGCTCAAAACATTGAAAAATGTGCGCATATTGGGATTAATGGGAATGGCGTCAAACACGGAAGAGGAGCAGGTGATCAGGAATGAGTTTCGGGGACTGAAAGCCCTTTTCGAATCATTCAAAAAATACAATAATGAACAAATCAGCATGCAGGCGCTTTCCATGGGGATGAGCGCCGATTACACCATTGCGATGGAGGAAGGAAGCACGCTTGTGCGCGTCGGAAGCGCCATTTTCGGATCAAGGTAA